CAACCGCATTGTGTCCGCCGAAACCGAAGTTATTGCTCATCATGGCATTCACTTTTGTCTGACGTGCCTCGCCGAGTACGATGTCGATTTCATCCGGTATTTCAGGGTCAACGGTCTGTGTATTGATGGTCGGTGTAAGTACATCCTCTTTTACACTCATAATGGACAACAGGGCCTCCATCGCTCCGGCAGCGCCCAGCAGGTGTCCGGTCATGGATTTGGATGCCGTAACCACAGGCTGTTTGCTGCTCTCCTTGTAGAGGTTTGCAACTGCAATCATCTCACTGATGTCGCCGACGGGGGTTGAGGTGGAATGAGTATTGATGGCGCTGATGTCGCCTGGAGCAAGTCCGGCCTCCTGAAGAGCAAGCTTCATGCCGCGCAGAGCCCCAATGCCCTCCGGATGAGTGGCCGTAAGGTGATAGGCATCGGCCGTCATGGCGGCGCCCGATACTTCCGCATAAATTGTGGCCCCACGTGCTTTTGCATGCTCATACTCTTCGAGAACCAGTGCACAGGAGCCTTCTCCCATTACAAAACCGTCGCGCTCGGGATCGAACGGCCTGGATGCCGTTGCGGGTGAATCGTTTCGAGTACTCATAGCTTTCATAGCCGTAAAACCGCCAATGGTGGCTTCCGTAACCGGCGCTTCTGAGCCGCCCGCAATAAAAGCTTTGGCCTTGCCCATGCGGATGTAGTTGAATGCATCCATGATCGCCGTATTGGAACTGGCACAAGCAGAAATCGTGGTATAGTTGACCCCCATCAGCCCAAACTTCATGGAGATCATGCCTGAAGCCATGTTCGGAATCATTCTGGGTACAAAAAACGGGCTGAACCTGGGCGTATAATCACTTTCAAAATAACTTTTCATCTCATCCTCGAAGGTACCCATACCACCCTGTCCCGTACCCCAGATTACGCCAACGTCAAAGGGGGACTGCCTGTCCATATCCAGGCCTGAATCTCCAAATGCCTCATGTGCGGCGTAGAGAGCATAC
This window of the Rhodohalobacter mucosus genome carries:
- the fabF gene encoding beta-ketoacyl-ACP synthase II, whose product is MNDIRVVVTGIGAVTPLGNSAQATWKNAVEGFSGAAPITKFNPEKFKTHFACEVKDFDPKSCLDRNEIKRSDLFTQYALYAAHEAFGDSGLDMDRQSPFDVGVIWGTGQGGMGTFEDEMKSYFESDYTPRFSPFFVPRMIPNMASGMISMKFGLMGVNYTTISACASSNTAIMDAFNYIRMGKAKAFIAGGSEAPVTEATIGGFTAMKAMSTRNDSPATASRPFDPERDGFVMGEGSCALVLEEYEHAKARGATIYAEVSGAAMTADAYHLTATHPEGIGALRGMKLALQEAGLAPGDISAINTHSTSTPVGDISEMIAVANLYKESSKQPVVTASKSMTGHLLGAAGAMEALLSIMSVKEDVLTPTINTQTVDPEIPDEIDIVLGEARQTKVNAMMSNNFGFGGHNAVVVFRKV